A genome region from Sander vitreus isolate 19-12246 chromosome 21, sanVit1, whole genome shotgun sequence includes the following:
- the fgf21 gene encoding fibroblast growth factor 21 — MFLFPHTSFSCLSFLLIIPLPFSLSFYLTDSNPLLSFDNQVREVHLYTDNHRRAMYLQMTVDGKVSGSDVQTCYSVLQLKSVNPGHTVIQGKSSSLFLCVDSGGHLRGQGQYSEADCTFRELLLADGYTRFLSSHHGFPVSLASRHSPDRHTVPFTRFLPLRNTLAGDSVSEQPPNNQRYFNVDSDDLLGMGLNTMVSPQFSVDK, encoded by the exons atgtttttgtttccacACACCTCTTTCTCTTGCCTGTCTTTTCTCTTAATCATCCcacttcctttctctctttcattttaTCTCACTGACTCCAACCCACTGTTGTCCTTTGATAACCAAGTCAGAGAGGTACACCTCTACACAG ATAATCACAGAAGAGCGATGTATCTGCAAATGACTGTGGATGGGAAAGTGTCAGGAAGTGATGTTCAGACTTGTTACA GTGTGCTGCAGCTGAAATCTGTCAATCCAGGCCATACTGTCATCCAGGGAAAGTCatcatctctgtttctctgtgtggaCAGTGGAGGCCATTTAAGGGGGCAG GGGCAATACTCAGAGGCCGACTGCACCTTCAGAGAATTGCTGCTGGCAGATGGATATACCCGTTTCCTTTCCTCGCACCATGGATTTCCTGTGTCTCTGGCATCAAGACATTCCCCAGATCGACACACAGTCCCCTTCACTCGATTCCTACCACTTAGGAATACCTTGGCAGGGGACAGTGTGTCTGAACAGCCACCAAACAATCAGAGATATTTCAACGTGGACTCAGATGATCTTTTAGGAATGGGTCTAAATACTATGGTCAGTCCTCAGTTCTCAGTGGACAAGTAA
- the LOC144536438 gene encoding liprin-alpha-3-like gives MMMCEVMPTISEDGRSGTGGGPSSPPGAGVGGTGGVIGGAGFSGREARSGGDEGGSTGNLESLMVNMLTERERLLENLRETQDCLGTAQLRLRELGHEKESLQRQLSIALPQEFAVLTKELNVCREQLLEREEEIAELKAERNNTRLLLEHLECLVSRHERSLRMTVVKRQAQSPAGVSSEVEVLKALKSLFEHHKALDEKVRERLRVALERVSVLEDQLAASSQEVISLRDQIKRRQQGVDGGKDRLPNGPSTGLEDSELERQREGEIERQRAELSQLRERLALMCRQVGEIEEQLAAARREVTKSEEANQKLQREVKEALCQREDMEERITTLERRYLSAQREATSLHDIKDKLENELASKESLHRQSEEKNRQLQERLDEAKQKLQQTLQRAETLPEIEAQLAQRVAALNKAEERHGNFEERLRQMEAQLEEKNQELQRARQREKMNDEHNKRLSDTVDKLLSESNERLQLHLKERMAALEEKNALSEELSNMKKIQDDLIANKEQLLAELERIQLELDQLRGRPGSSYSRAGSVSSLPSTLFRRSLPGSSSELRYPQGGGSLPSGYSNSSSGVVVRRTHRGRWGPPRDDSNKYGEWDSGTMLGHGFEGGEGGCSDDEDDRETLFGSELLSPSGQTDVQTLAIMLQEQLEAINKEIKLIQEEKESTELRAEEIESRVSSVALDAPPLPPSSLGGRDSVGRGYMTPSITSSTLASPSPPSSGHSTPRLPHSPARENDRQNSKDGEECRALALIDSTPPSVPRALRLDRMTHTHPGAGLDDLREFRSLSADGSTTASQDSLHKASKKKSIKSSIGRLFGKKEKGRIGAPGRESASLASTPSDDLGSADPLGLAKLGTGTVEKDRRSKKKHDLLEEACRQGLPFASWDGPTVVTWLELWVGMPAWYVAACRANVKSGAIMANLSDTEIQREIGISNPLHRLKLRLAIQEMVSLTSPSAPASTRSSTSNIWMTHAEMESLTAATKPEQKEFSWDQILAYGDMNHEWVGNEWLPSLGLPQYRSYFMESLVDARMLDHLTKKELRGQLKMVDSFHRVSLHYGIMCLKRLNYDRKELERRRDESQHHNLDVMVWSNERVMCWVQAIGLKEFADNLLESGVHGALLALDDTFDYTDLALLLQIPNQNTQARQLLEKEYNGLISMGTERRPDEDGTKTFTRSPSWRKMFREKDLRGVTSDSSETLPANFRASAISTPSVTLRKVQSEVGPRGESGSVRTYSC, from the exons ATGATGATGTGCGAGGTGATGCCCACCATTTCTGAGGATGGGCGAAGTGGGACTGGTGGGGGCCCTTCCTCACCTCCCGGGGCAGGAGTCGGAGGAACCGGAGGTGTGATCGGAGGAGCGGGCTTCAGTGGGAGGGAGGCCAGAAGCGGAGGAGATGAAGGAGGCAGCACGGGGAACCTGGAGTCGTTAATGGTCAACatgctgacagagagagagaggctgctgGAGAACCTGAGGGAGACACAGGATTGCCTGGGAACGGCTCAGCTCCGCCTCCGCGAGCTCGGCCACGAAAAGGAGTCACTTCAGAGGCAGCTGTCAATCGCTCTGCCACAG GAGTTTGCTGTGTTGACTAAAGAGCTGAACGTTTGCCGGGAGCAGCTtctggagagggaggaggagattgCTGAGCTCAAGGCGGAGAGAAACAACACACGT TTGTTGCTGGAACACCTGGAGTGCCTGGTGTCTCGCCATGAGCGCAGTCTTAGGATGACGGTGGTGAAAAGACAAGCTCAGTCCCCGGCGGGGGTCTCCAGTGAGGTGGAGGTCCTTAAGGCCCTCAAGTCTCTGTTTGAGCACCACAAGGCTTTGGATGAGAAG GTTCGAGAGAGGCTCCGTGTGGCCCTCGAGAGGGTGTCTGTGTTAGAGGACCAACTTGCAGCATCTTCTCAAGAG GTAATCTCTTTAAGAGACCAAATTAAAAGACGTCAACAAGGGGTGGACGGCGGGAAAGAT CGACTACCCAATGGTCCCTCCACTGGCCTGGAAGATAGCGAGCTGGAGAGACAGCGAGAAGGAGAGATAGAGCGGCAGAGAGCTGAACTCTCCCAGCTGAGGGAGAGGCTGGCCCTCATGTGCCGGCaa GTTGGGGAAATAGAGGAACAGCTTGCGGCCGCCAGGAGGGAGGTGACGAAGTCGGAGGAGGCCAATCAGAAGCTCCAAAGGGAAGTGAAAGAG GCCCTTTGCCAAAGGGAGGACATGGAGGAAAGGATTACAACACTAGAACGCAG GTACCTCAGCGCCCAGAGGGAGGCGACTTCTCTCCATGATATCAAAGACAAGCTGGAAAATGAGCTGGCCAgcaaggaatcactgcacagaCAG AGTGAAGAGAAGAACAGACAGCTACAGGAACGTCTAGATGAAGCCAAGCAGAAGCTGCAGCAGACCCTACAGAGGGCAGAGACACTGCCTGAGATCGAGGCCCAGCTTGCCCAAAGGGTTGCTGCTCTCAACAAG GCAGAGGAGCGGCATGGAAACTTTGAGGAGCGACTACGGCAAATGGAAGCTCAACTCGAGGAGAAGAACCAAGAGCTGCAGAGG GCGAGGCAGAGGGAGAAGATGAATGACGAACACAACAAACGCCTCTCAGATACAGTGGACAAGCTTCTGTCTGAGTCCAATGAGAGACTGCAGCTCCACCTCAAAGAGAGGATGGCGGCACTAGAGGAGAAG AATGCTCTTTCAGAGGAACTGTCCAATATGAAGAAAATCCAGGATGATCTTATCGCTAATAAG GAGCAGCTCCTTGCTGAGCTGGAGCGAATCCAGCTGGAGCtggatcagctgagaggcaggCCTGGCTCCTCTTATTCCAG GGCGGGCAGCGTGAGCTCACTTCCCTCCACCCTTTTTCGACGATCTCTTCCAGGGAGCTCCTCGGAGCTGCGGTACCCCCAGGGTGGAGGCTCACTCCCGTCCGGCTACAGCAACTCCTCTAGTGGGGTGGTGGTCAGGCGCACACACCGAGGCCGGTGGGGGCCACCTAGAGACGATAGTAACAAG TATGGAGAGTGGGACAGCGGCACCATGCTTGGTCACGGCTTTGAGGGTGGGGAGGGAGGCTGCTCTGACGACGAGGATGACAGGGAGACTCTGTTTGGATCGGAGCTGCTCTCTCCCAGCGGACAGACAGATGTACAGACTTTAGCCATCATGCTACAGGAGCAACTGGAGGCCATTAATAAAGAGATAAA gCTGATTCAGGAGGAAAAGGAGAGCACAGAGCTGAGGGCAGAAGAGATTGAGAGCAGAGTCAGCAGCGTGGCCCTTGATGCTCCACCTCTTCCACCCTCCTCGCTGGGAGGACGGGACAGCGTTGGCAGGGGTTACATGACTCCCTCCATCACCTCCTCCACGTTGGCGTCTCCCTCACCACCCAGTTCTGGACATTCCACCCCCCGCCTGCCACATTCCCCTGCCAGGGAGAATGACAGACAG AATAGCAAAGATGGTGAAGAATGCAGAGCACTTGCCCTGATTGACTCCACCCCTCCTTCTGTCCCTCGAGCCCTACGATTGGACCGAATGACACACACTCACCCCGGGGCAGGCCTCGATGACCTCCGTGAATTTCGCAG TCTCTCTGCTGACGGTTCCACCACTGCTAGCCAGGATTCCCTCCACAAAgccagcaaaaagaaaagcattaaGTCGTCTATTGGTCGTCTCTTTGGCAAAAAGGAAAAGGGGAGGATCGGTGCACCTGGGCGGGAATCTGCCTCACTGG CCTCCACACCCTCTGATGACCTGGGTTCAGCTGACCCGTTAGGCCTGGCTAAACTTGGGACTGGAACAGTTGAAAAAGACCGCCGCAGCAAAAAGAA GCACGACCTGTTAGAGGAAGCCTGTCGTCAGGGTCTGCCTTTCGCCTCATGGGATGGCCCGACTGTTGTTACGTGGCTTGAG CTGTGGGTAGGGATGCCAGCATGGTATGTGGCAGCGTGCCGTGCCAACGTGAAGAGCGGCGCCATTATGGCTAATCTGTCGGACACAGAGATCCAGAGGGAGATTGGCATCAGCAACCCTCTACACCGACTCAAACTCCGCCTAGCCATCCAGGAAATGGTCTCCCTCACTAGTCCGTCTGCACCTGCAAGCACCCGCTCT TCAACCAGTAATATTTGGATGACACACGCTGAGATGGAGTCTCTCACTGCTGCCACCAAGCCA GAGCAGAAGGAGTTCAGCTGGGACCAG ATCCTGGCCTATGGAGACATGAACCACGAGTGGGTGGGAAACGAATGGCTGCCCAGCCTGGGTCTGCCCCAGTACCGCTCCTACTTCATGGAGTCACTGGTGGATGCCCGAATGCTTGATCACCTCACCAAGAAAGAACTGAGGGGCCAGCTGAAAATGGTGGACAGTTTCCACAG GGTGAGTCTTCACTATGGTATCATGTGCTTGAAGCGCTTGAACTATGATAGGAAGGagctggagaggaggagggatgagAGTCAACACCATAACCTAG ATGTAATGGTGTGGTCCAATGAGCGAGTGATGTGTTGGGTGCAGGCTATCGGTCTAAAGGAGTTTGCCGACAACCTTTTAGAAAGCGGGGTGCACGGGGCCCTCCTGGCGCTAGATGACACCTTTGACTACACTGACTTGGCCCTCCTCCTCCAGATACCCAATCAAAACACACAG GCGAGGCAGCTCCTAGAGAAGGAGTACAATGGTCTCATCTCCATGGGAACAGAGAGGAGGCCAGATGAG GACGgcacaaaaacatttacacGGTCACCATCATGGCGGAAGATGTTCCGAGAGAAGGACCTCCGCGGCGTGACCTCTGACTCCTCGGAAACATTACCTGCCAACTTCCGTGCCTCCGCCATCTCGACCCCCTCCGTCACCCTGAGAAAAGTTCAGAGCGAAG TAGGTCCGAGAGGAGAGTCAGGCTCTGTGAGAACATATTCCTGCTAA